A window of the Bufo gargarizans isolate SCDJY-AF-19 chromosome 1, ASM1485885v1, whole genome shotgun sequence genome harbors these coding sequences:
- the LOC122938939 gene encoding uncharacterized protein LOC122938939 isoform X1, which translates to MLLLSASSLKLTMFLLVLPLLICAAAGNAEIPKYGAVGSSFTFPPVKVSPGTPYDLRIRDSQTLIATYHDSENVRPPYKHRASFSRNGTDLRLVLRQLTKEDSKTYEQVVNMKVVAQIHLIVIEPVTKTTLRKVNVTIDGSQCHVHLQCSAQGADLLNVRFHKNGEEITGNITRMGNSSFLIIDPLDPWSPRTYTCEAWNPVGNETSPEILLPSTDNDKCKNAKSNPRNSCIIIVVVLGIIIIIIAFLLYRKCQHTSGEKAPLINEKPSEEEKSEDSSCTVPNPEEPGDMTMGNGQGGPTAENIPNSSDPGHCGQEDKSSVELKPLVSVPDGGQEAIG; encoded by the exons ATGCTCTTATTATCTGCTTCCAGCTTAAAGCTCACCATGTTCCTCCTTGTACTACCACTCCTAATCTGTGCTGCAGCAG GGAATGCTGAGATCCCAAAATATGGAGCTGTTGGGTCATCATTCACTTTTCCACCAGTAAAAGTTTCTCCTGGAACTCCATATGATTTAAGAATAAGAGACAGCCAAACACTTATAGCCACCTATCATGACTCTGAGAATGTGAGGCCACCGTATAAACACCGGGCTAGCTTCTCAAGAAATGGGACTGACCTGAGGCTTGTTCTGAGACAACTGACCAAAGAAGACAGCAAGACGTATGAGCAAGTGGTGAACATGAAGGTTGTGGCTCAGATACATCTCATTGTGATTG AACCAGTGACTAAGACAACCCTCCGGAAAGTGAATGTAACCATAGATGGCAGCCAATGTCATGTCCACCTACAGTGCAGCGCCCAGGGAGCAGATCTCCTCAATGTGAGATTTCATAAAAATGGAGAAGAGATCACTGGGAACATCACCAGGATGGGCAATTCCAGCTTCTTGATTATTGACCCCTTGGATCCATGGTCTCCTAGGACCTACACCTGTGAAGCATGGAACCCTGTAGGAAATGAGACGTCTCCAGAGATTCTATTACCATCTACTG ACAATGATAAGTGCAAGAATGCAAAATCAAACCCTCGAAACTCGTGTATCATCATAGTTGTCGTCCTtggtatcatcatcatcattattgcTTTCCTACTTTACAGGAAAT GTCAACACACAAGTGGAGAGAAAGCACCGCTAATCAACGAGAAACCATCTGAAGAGGAAAAAAGTGAAGATTCCTCCTGTACAGTACCTAATCCAGAAGAACCTGGAGACATGACCATGGGCAATGGCCAGGGGGGGCCAACAGCCGAGAATATTCCAAACAGTTCAGATCCAGGTCATTGTGGACAAGAAGATAAATCCAGCGTGGAATTAAAACCCCTTGTCTCGGTCCCTGACGGTGGTCAAGAAGCTATTGGATGA
- the LOC122938939 gene encoding uncharacterized protein LOC122938939 isoform X2, which translates to MKTSMFLPVLLLSNVVAAGNAEIPKYGAVGSSFTFPPVKVSPGTPYDLRIRDSQTLIATYHDSENVRPPYKHRASFSRNGTDLRLVLRQLTKEDSKTYEQVVNMKVVAQIHLIVIEPVTKTTLRKVNVTIDGSQCHVHLQCSAQGADLLNVRFHKNGEEITGNITRMGNSSFLIIDPLDPWSPRTYTCEAWNPVGNETSPEILLPSTDNDKCKNAKSNPRNSCIIIVVVLGIIIIIIAFLLYRKCQHTSGEKAPLINEKPSEEEKSEDSSCTVPNPEEPGDMTMGNGQGGPTAENIPNSSDPGHCGQEDKSSVELKPLVSVPDGGQEAIG; encoded by the exons ATGAAGACCTCCATGTTCCTGCCTGTACTATTACTCAGTAATGTTGTTGCTGCAG GGAATGCTGAGATCCCAAAATATGGAGCTGTTGGGTCATCATTCACTTTTCCACCAGTAAAAGTTTCTCCTGGAACTCCATATGATTTAAGAATAAGAGACAGCCAAACACTTATAGCCACCTATCATGACTCTGAGAATGTGAGGCCACCGTATAAACACCGGGCTAGCTTCTCAAGAAATGGGACTGACCTGAGGCTTGTTCTGAGACAACTGACCAAAGAAGACAGCAAGACGTATGAGCAAGTGGTGAACATGAAGGTTGTGGCTCAGATACATCTCATTGTGATTG AACCAGTGACTAAGACAACCCTCCGGAAAGTGAATGTAACCATAGATGGCAGCCAATGTCATGTCCACCTACAGTGCAGCGCCCAGGGAGCAGATCTCCTCAATGTGAGATTTCATAAAAATGGAGAAGAGATCACTGGGAACATCACCAGGATGGGCAATTCCAGCTTCTTGATTATTGACCCCTTGGATCCATGGTCTCCTAGGACCTACACCTGTGAAGCATGGAACCCTGTAGGAAATGAGACGTCTCCAGAGATTCTATTACCATCTACTG ACAATGATAAGTGCAAGAATGCAAAATCAAACCCTCGAAACTCGTGTATCATCATAGTTGTCGTCCTtggtatcatcatcatcattattgcTTTCCTACTTTACAGGAAAT GTCAACACACAAGTGGAGAGAAAGCACCGCTAATCAACGAGAAACCATCTGAAGAGGAAAAAAGTGAAGATTCCTCCTGTACAGTACCTAATCCAGAAGAACCTGGAGACATGACCATGGGCAATGGCCAGGGGGGGCCAACAGCCGAGAATATTCCAAACAGTTCAGATCCAGGTCATTGTGGACAAGAAGATAAATCCAGCGTGGAATTAAAACCCCTTGTCTCGGTCCCTGACGGTGGTCAAGAAGCTATTGGATGA